The Sphaerospermopsis torques-reginae ITEP-024 genome has a window encoding:
- the sds gene encoding solanesyl diphosphate synthase has translation MTPATSLFTPVEADLRILADNLTQLVGNRHPILYAAAEHLFGAGGKRIRPAIVLLISRATMLEKDITLRHRRLAEITEMIHTASLVHDDVVDESNVRRGVPTVHSLFGNRIAVLAGDFLFAQSSWYLANLDNLDVVKLLSEVIMDLAAGEIQQGLNRFDTNLSTETYLKKSYYKTASLIANSSKAAGLLSNVSLESAENLYNYGKHLGLAFQIVDDILDFTGSTDTLGKPAASDLKSGNLTAPVLFALEEQPYLEVLIEREFAQEGDLEQALKLISDSQGIQRARELAAHHAKVSAEHIATLEPSESRQALINMTDYVLSRLY, from the coding sequence ATGACCCCAGCCACCTCCCTGTTCACCCCTGTGGAAGCAGACCTGCGAATACTAGCAGATAACCTCACACAGCTAGTTGGAAATCGCCACCCCATTCTCTATGCAGCAGCCGAACATCTATTCGGTGCTGGGGGCAAGCGTATTAGACCGGCTATTGTGCTGCTGATATCGCGGGCTACCATGCTAGAAAAAGACATTACGCTCCGTCATCGACGATTAGCAGAGATTACGGAAATGATCCACACAGCCAGCTTGGTACATGATGATGTAGTGGATGAATCCAATGTACGCCGTGGAGTGCCTACGGTTCATAGTTTGTTTGGCAACCGCATTGCCGTACTAGCAGGAGATTTCCTCTTTGCTCAATCTTCCTGGTATTTGGCAAATCTGGATAATTTGGATGTAGTTAAACTACTTTCAGAAGTAATCATGGATTTGGCCGCTGGGGAGATTCAACAAGGGTTAAATCGTTTTGATACTAATCTTTCTACGGAAACTTACCTGAAAAAGAGCTATTACAAAACAGCCTCATTAATTGCTAACAGTTCTAAAGCCGCTGGACTACTCAGCAACGTTTCCCTAGAGAGTGCTGAAAACTTGTATAACTACGGTAAGCATCTGGGTTTAGCCTTCCAAATAGTAGATGATATTCTAGATTTCACTGGTTCGACAGATACTTTAGGTAAACCAGCCGCATCGGATCTCAAAAGCGGTAATCTGACAGCACCAGTGTTATTTGCCTTAGAGGAACAACCTTATCTAGAAGTGTTGATCGAAAGAGAGTTTGCCCAAGAAGGAGATTTAGAACAGGCACTAAAGCTGATTTCAGATAGCCAAGGCATACAGAGGGCTAGAGAATTAGCTGCTCACCATGCGAAGGTATCTGCTGAACATATTGCCACCTTAGAACCCTCAGAATCACGGCAAGCATTAATCAATATGACTGATTATGTATTAAGTCGGCTTTATTAG